One part of the Methylobacterium mesophilicum SR1.6/6 genome encodes these proteins:
- a CDS encoding DNA gyrase inhibitor YacG has translation MKRVLRAACPICRRPAELEYRPFCSQRCADVDLGRWLNERYALPEEIDSDEPPRDEDSQR, from the coding sequence ATGAAACGGGTCTTGCGAGCGGCTTGCCCAATCTGCCGAAGGCCGGCCGAGCTGGAATACCGGCCGTTCTGCTCCCAGCGCTGCGCCGACGTCGATCTCGGACGCTGGCTGAACGAGCGCTACGCCCTGCCGGAGGAGATCGACTCCGACGAGCCACCCCGCGATGAGGATTCCCAGCGCTGA
- a CDS encoding Maf-like protein, whose protein sequence is MDATPEAVGPTERPKTRLVLASASPRRLAILQQIGIEPDALLPAEVDETPRKAEPPRELARRLARTKLATAEAALHLDDRATPTWLVSADTVVAVGRRVLPKAEVPDEAADCLRLLSGRQHRVFTAVCVLSPRGRRERVVETRVRFKRLSGRDIQGYVASGEWRGKAGGYAIQGLAGAFVVKLVGSYSAVVGLPLYETMSLLDGEGYPIRSGWGALA, encoded by the coding sequence ATGGACGCCACACCTGAAGCAGTCGGGCCGACGGAGAGGCCGAAGACCCGCCTCGTTCTGGCCTCCGCCTCGCCCCGCCGGCTCGCCATCCTGCAGCAGATCGGGATCGAGCCGGATGCGCTGCTCCCTGCCGAAGTCGATGAAACGCCGCGCAAGGCCGAGCCTCCGCGCGAACTCGCCCGGCGGCTCGCCCGCACCAAGCTGGCGACCGCGGAAGCCGCCCTCCATCTGGACGACAGGGCGACGCCGACGTGGCTGGTCTCGGCCGACACTGTCGTCGCAGTCGGCCGCCGCGTGCTCCCGAAGGCCGAGGTACCGGATGAGGCGGCGGATTGCCTGCGTCTGCTGTCCGGGCGGCAGCACCGGGTCTTCACAGCCGTCTGCGTGCTGTCGCCGCGCGGTCGCAGGGAGCGGGTCGTCGAGACTCGGGTGCGCTTCAAGCGGCTCTCGGGCCGTGACATCCAGGGTTATGTCGCCTCGGGCGAGTGGCGCGGAAAGGCCGGCGGCTACGCGATCCAGGGGCTTGCGGGCGCATTCGTGGTTAAACTCGTGGGTTCCTACAGCGCTGTGGTCGGCTTGCCGCTGTACGAGACTATGAGCCTCCTCGACGGCGAGGGATATCCGATCCGGTCCGGCTGGGGCGCCCTCGCATGA
- a CDS encoding polyhydroxyalkanoate depolymerase, translating to MMYDTFDLQTDIAAQTRAWGQLLNDVWSPWLRLGEPITWMSAGARMMMRAGLTFARPAYGIEAVMVGNRSVPVVEEPVEVTPFGTLLHFRKDIHTDQPKVLMVAPMSGHFATLLRATVRTMLPDHDVYITDWHNARDVPLADGQFGFDDYVGHLVHFLQAMGDGAHMVAVCQPAVQALVAAAVMAQTKDPAAPRSMTLMAGPVDCRINPTGVNELATSKPIEWFEQNLIATVPTRHRGAGRRVYPGFVQVSAFMAMNAKRHIQGHADLFWHMANGEHAKAEAIGAFYDEYFAVLDLAAEFYLGTVKTVFQDHTLARNAVSYRGDPIDLRAIRRTALMTVEGERDDICAVGQTMAAHDLCTGLAPYMRTHHLQAGVGHYGVFAGRRWEQQIYPQVRNFIQSHN from the coding sequence ATGATGTACGACACGTTCGACCTGCAGACTGACATCGCCGCCCAGACCCGGGCATGGGGGCAGCTCCTGAACGATGTCTGGTCGCCCTGGCTGAGGCTGGGTGAGCCGATCACCTGGATGTCCGCGGGGGCGCGAATGATGATGCGCGCCGGACTGACCTTCGCCCGCCCTGCCTACGGGATCGAGGCTGTGATGGTCGGCAACCGCAGTGTTCCCGTTGTCGAGGAGCCCGTCGAAGTCACGCCCTTCGGCACTCTCCTGCATTTCAGGAAGGACATTCATACCGACCAGCCGAAGGTGCTGATGGTGGCTCCGATGTCTGGGCATTTCGCGACGCTCCTGCGCGCCACCGTCCGCACGATGCTGCCAGACCACGACGTCTACATAACCGACTGGCACAACGCCCGCGACGTGCCGCTGGCGGACGGACAATTCGGCTTCGACGATTACGTCGGTCATCTCGTCCACTTTCTGCAGGCAATGGGGGATGGTGCTCATATGGTGGCGGTTTGCCAGCCGGCTGTGCAGGCGCTGGTGGCGGCCGCCGTGATGGCGCAGACGAAGGACCCAGCCGCGCCGCGCAGCATGACCCTGATGGCCGGTCCGGTGGATTGCCGAATCAATCCGACGGGGGTGAACGAACTCGCGACTTCGAAGCCAATCGAGTGGTTCGAGCAGAACCTCATCGCTACCGTGCCGACCCGTCACAGGGGCGCGGGCCGCAGGGTCTATCCGGGCTTCGTCCAGGTCTCCGCCTTCATGGCAATGAACGCCAAGCGGCACATCCAGGGTCACGCCGACCTGTTCTGGCACATGGCGAACGGCGAGCACGCCAAGGCCGAAGCCATCGGGGCCTTCTACGACGAGTATTTCGCCGTACTGGATCTGGCGGCTGAGTTCTATCTGGGGACGGTCAAGACTGTGTTCCAGGATCACACTCTGGCGCGGAACGCGGTCAGCTACCGCGGTGATCCGATCGACCTTCGCGCGATCCGCCGGACGGCCCTGATGACAGTCGAAGGCGAGCGGGACGACATCTGCGCCGTCGGACAGACGATGGCAGCTCACGACCTCTGCACGGGCCTCGCACCTTACATGCGAACCCACCATCTGCAGGCTGGGGTCGGTCACTACGGCGTCTTCGCGGGCCGGCGCTGGGAGCAGCAGATCTACCCGCAGGTGCGCAATTTCATCCAGTCGCACAACTGA
- a CDS encoding TIGR02302 family protein: protein MIGRDGFGSDSSKTGSEPARSAAAAHLDRLVAQARAAALWEQAWPVLWRGLGVGLLFLALSWSGLWLDLPPVGRQIGLAFLAVSLVVAVLPLIHIARPDRRAALARIDREAASRNSSLRHGPASAAQDSLAVGAADAGSRTLWELHQRRAAQAVAALRVGLPRPGMTRRDPYALRAGLVVAAAASLFAAGPEWRERIGAAFDWREPAAPGPNFRVDGWIDPPLYTRLPPLLIAMDGSDQHLRAPVNAQLIVRIAGQGKAAADTMLTPNAGLVPVPGQDARPDLREERYRIIGGAELVIVTPAGRQRLTVDAIPDRPPEVTAVGGPEVNGRGTFNLTYRAKDDYGISTAEGVIEPLKPGRSLVPVPRIALALPPDASGEGDTKTLVDLTESPWSGARVRYHIVVKDEAGQEGRTPDTEITLPARPFREPLARALAEDRRRLVTAPDTDRRWVQGALDALLVAPDTFTPQPAIFLGLRTATERLRSAKTDPELVEVADLLWAMALKIEDGDLSDAEKQLRQAQDRLKEAIERNAPDDEIKRLTQDLKQALDKFLSEMAQKQGRDPRDQSERSQGNQQSKTVTPQDLDKMIQDMAEAMKRGDTAEAQRLMQQLRNILENLQTAERGSRSDQAAREMQKQMRDLDNMAKEQQGLRDETFKDGQEQRGGQRPYNRGQQQQGQRGQQGSQGQQGQRQQGQQGQQGQGQQGQGQQDQGQQGNVGERQQGLRQRLEELEQRMKENGMRGEQGLSDAEDAMREAENALKQGDSGEAVDAQGRALDGLKRGAEGMAQQMQEMAEGQGEGQQEGGQQPGQQGQAGARDDDPLGRPTRGRDMSDGRVRVPTADESAVQRARRIMEELRRKLGDPTRPREELDYFERLLRRN from the coding sequence GTGATCGGCAGGGACGGCTTCGGCAGCGACAGCAGCAAAACCGGCTCGGAACCGGCCCGATCCGCGGCGGCCGCGCACCTCGATCGCTTGGTGGCTCAGGCGCGCGCCGCTGCGCTCTGGGAACAGGCGTGGCCGGTGCTGTGGCGCGGCTTGGGCGTCGGGCTGCTGTTCCTCGCGCTGTCTTGGTCCGGGCTGTGGCTCGACCTGCCGCCCGTCGGACGCCAGATCGGGTTGGCCTTTCTGGCGGTCTCGCTGGTCGTCGCGGTCCTGCCCCTCATTCACATCGCCCGGCCGGATCGGCGCGCGGCGCTCGCCCGGATCGACCGGGAGGCGGCTTCGCGCAACAGCTCCCTGCGCCACGGTCCCGCCTCCGCGGCTCAGGATAGCTTGGCGGTCGGTGCGGCGGATGCGGGGAGCCGGACGCTCTGGGAGCTCCACCAGCGCCGCGCCGCTCAGGCCGTTGCGGCCCTGCGCGTCGGCCTGCCTCGCCCGGGCATGACCCGCCGCGATCCCTATGCTCTGCGTGCCGGTCTCGTCGTCGCCGCCGCTGCCAGCCTGTTCGCGGCGGGTCCGGAGTGGCGCGAGCGTATCGGCGCGGCGTTCGACTGGCGGGAGCCCGCGGCGCCGGGCCCGAACTTCCGCGTGGACGGCTGGATCGACCCACCCCTCTACACCCGCCTGCCGCCGCTGCTCATCGCTATGGACGGGAGCGACCAACATCTGCGCGCACCGGTCAACGCGCAGCTCATTGTGCGCATTGCCGGTCAAGGCAAGGCCGCAGCGGACACGATGCTGACCCCCAACGCGGGACTGGTCCCAGTGCCCGGCCAGGACGCGCGCCCGGATCTGCGCGAGGAACGATACCGCATCATCGGAGGGGCCGAGCTGGTCATTGTCACGCCGGCGGGCCGGCAGCGCCTCACCGTGGACGCGATTCCGGACCGTCCGCCGGAGGTGACTGCCGTGGGTGGGCCCGAGGTGAACGGACGGGGCACCTTCAACCTGACCTACCGGGCGAAGGACGATTATGGGATCAGCACAGCCGAGGGCGTGATCGAACCACTCAAGCCGGGCCGATCCCTCGTTCCCGTGCCGCGCATTGCCCTCGCCCTGCCGCCCGACGCTTCTGGAGAGGGCGACACCAAGACCCTCGTAGACCTGACCGAGAGCCCGTGGTCCGGCGCGCGGGTGCGCTACCACATTGTCGTCAAGGACGAGGCTGGCCAGGAGGGCCGCACGCCCGACACCGAGATCACGCTGCCGGCGCGCCCATTCCGGGAGCCGCTTGCGCGGGCGCTCGCCGAGGACCGCCGCCGCCTCGTCACCGCCCCAGACACCGATCGCCGCTGGGTGCAAGGCGCGCTGGACGCGCTCCTTGTCGCGCCCGACACCTTCACGCCGCAGCCCGCCATCTTCCTCGGTCTTAGGACGGCCACGGAGCGGCTGCGCAGCGCCAAGACCGATCCCGAACTCGTCGAAGTCGCCGATCTCCTCTGGGCGATGGCCCTGAAGATCGAGGACGGCGACCTCTCGGACGCCGAGAAGCAGCTGCGTCAGGCGCAGGACCGGCTCAAGGAGGCGATCGAGCGCAACGCCCCCGACGACGAGATCAAGCGGCTGACCCAGGATCTCAAGCAGGCCCTCGACAAGTTTCTGTCCGAGATGGCCCAGAAGCAGGGCCGCGACCCCCGGGACCAGAGCGAGCGCAGCCAGGGCAATCAGCAATCGAAGACCGTCACGCCGCAGGATCTCGACAAGATGATCCAGGACATGGCGGAGGCGATGAAGCGGGGTGACACCGCCGAGGCGCAGCGCCTCATGCAACAGCTGCGCAACATTCTGGAGAATCTTCAAACAGCCGAACGCGGCAGCCGCTCGGATCAGGCGGCCCGCGAGATGCAGAAGCAGATGCGCGACCTCGATAACATGGCGAAGGAGCAGCAGGGGCTGCGCGACGAGACCTTCAAGGACGGCCAGGAGCAGCGCGGCGGCCAGAGGCCGTATAACCGCGGGCAGCAGCAGCAGGGCCAGCGCGGACAGCAGGGCAGCCAGGGCCAGCAAGGGCAGCGGCAGCAGGGACAGCAAGGGCAGCAGGGCCAGGGACAGCAGGGCCAGGGACAGCAGGACCAGGGACAGCAGGGCAACGTCGGAGAGCGCCAGCAGGGGCTGCGACAGCGTCTTGAGGAATTGGAGCAGCGCATGAAGGAGAACGGCATGCGCGGCGAACAGGGTCTCTCCGATGCCGAGGATGCGATGCGCGAGGCCGAGAACGCCCTCAAGCAGGGTGATTCCGGCGAGGCAGTGGATGCCCAGGGGCGGGCGCTCGACGGCCTGAAGCGCGGTGCCGAAGGCATGGCGCAGCAGATGCAGGAAATGGCCGAGGGCCAGGGCGAGGGTCAGCAGGAAGGCGGCCAGCAGCCCGGGCAGCAGGGTCAGGCTGGGGCCCGCGACGACGATCCGCTCGGCCGCCCCACGCGCGGCCGCGATATGAGCGACGGACGGGTGCGCGTTCCCACCGCCGACGAGTCGGCGGTCCAGCGCGCCCGCCGCATCATGGAGGAGTTGCGGCGCAAGCTGGGTGACCCGACCCGGCCCCGCGAGGAACTCGACTATTTTGAGCGCCTCCTCCGCCGCAACTGA
- a CDS encoding twin transmembrane helix small protein codes for MSSNTLVLLACLAVAAVLFFGLANMMRGGSANLSQKLMRLRVLLQFVAILIIMGVVWWRSA; via the coding sequence ATGTCGTCCAACACCCTGGTCCTTCTCGCCTGCCTGGCCGTCGCCGCGGTCCTGTTCTTCGGCCTAGCCAACATGATGCGGGGCGGGAGCGCGAACCTCTCGCAGAAATTGATGCGCCTTCGCGTCCTGCTGCAGTTCGTGGCGATCCTGATCATTATGGGCGTCGTCTGGTGGCGCTCAGCCTGA
- a CDS encoding acyloxyacyl hydrolase, whose protein sequence is MTAPLRTCFIGLITGVAIMPVSAADAPPLPVAYAAPAQPLSIVSEIRIGGSVQDPGSAEGKLPGFSKANINGEILFAKPRISADPFWQAFVPRPTVGGSYNTGGRTSYAYLGATWTLEVFPETFNRRIFLDGFFGGVAHNGYTGPKADTPYGFNTLGCSPMFREAAALGYRITEHWSIMATIEHMSNAGLCANNRGLTNYGGKIGYTF, encoded by the coding sequence ATGACTGCCCCCCTCCGTACCTGCTTCATCGGCCTCATCACCGGTGTGGCGATCATGCCCGTCTCTGCAGCCGACGCGCCGCCGCTTCCGGTCGCCTACGCGGCGCCAGCTCAGCCGCTGAGCATCGTCTCCGAAATCCGAATCGGTGGATCGGTTCAGGATCCGGGCAGTGCCGAGGGCAAGCTCCCCGGCTTCAGCAAGGCCAACATCAACGGCGAGATCCTCTTCGCCAAGCCGCGGATCAGCGCCGACCCGTTCTGGCAGGCCTTCGTTCCGCGGCCGACGGTCGGCGGCAGCTACAATACCGGCGGCCGGACCAGCTACGCGTATCTCGGCGCCACCTGGACCCTCGAAGTCTTCCCCGAGACCTTCAACCGACGGATCTTCCTCGACGGTTTCTTCGGCGGCGTGGCCCACAACGGCTATACCGGCCCGAAGGCGGACACGCCCTACGGTTTCAACACACTCGGTTGCTCCCCCATGTTCCGCGAGGCCGCCGCCCTGGGCTATCGCATCACCGAGCACTGGAGCATCATGGCCACCATCGAGCACATGTCGAATGCCGGCCTCTGCGCGAACAACCGCGGCCTGACCAATTACGGCGGCAAGATCGGCTACACCTTCTGA
- a CDS encoding cob(I)yrinic acid a,c-diamide adenosyltransferase codes for MVKLNRIYTRTGDKGTTALADGQRRSKADLRVETYGTVDETNACIGMARLHTQGRLDGMLGAIQNDLFDLGADLATPPTPEPLPYEPLRIVASQVERLERDIDSLNAAIPPLKSFVLPGGSPASAALHLARTVCRRAERLAVSLAAREDESVSLEAIQYLNRLSDFLFVASRAANADGADDVLWVPGANR; via the coding sequence GTGGTCAAGCTCAACCGCATTTACACACGCACGGGCGACAAGGGCACGACCGCGCTGGCGGACGGGCAGCGCCGCTCAAAGGCGGACCTGAGGGTCGAGACCTACGGGACAGTCGACGAGACCAACGCCTGCATCGGTATGGCGCGCCTGCACACGCAGGGCCGCCTCGACGGGATGCTCGGGGCGATCCAGAACGACCTCTTCGACCTCGGCGCGGATCTCGCGACGCCGCCCACCCCGGAGCCGCTGCCCTATGAGCCGTTGCGGATCGTGGCGAGCCAGGTCGAGCGGCTGGAGCGGGACATCGACTCCCTGAACGCGGCGATCCCGCCGCTAAAATCCTTCGTCCTGCCTGGAGGCTCGCCGGCCTCTGCGGCTTTGCACCTCGCCCGGACCGTATGCCGACGGGCCGAGCGGCTTGCAGTCAGTCTGGCTGCCCGCGAGGACGAGAGCGTCTCCCTCGAGGCCATCCAGTATCTCAATCGCCTGTCGGACTTCCTTTTCGTCGCAAGTCGCGCGGCGAATGCGGACGGGGCCGACGACGTCCTCTGGGTACCCGGCGCCAACCGCTGA
- a CDS encoding electron transfer flavoprotein subunit beta/FixA family protein: MKVLVPVKRVVDYNVKIRVKADGSGVELANVKMSMNPFDEIAVEEAIRLKEKGTVSEIVAVSIGPQQAQETLRTALAMGADRAILVKTDVPCEPLAVAKLLKAVVEKESPQLVILGKQAIDDDANQTGQMLGALLGWPQGTFAYKVEAGEGSLDVTREVDGGLQTVSLTLPAIVTTDLRLNEPRYASLPNIMKAKKKPLDELAPDALGVDVTPRLTVLKTAEPPGRSAGVKVGSAAELVQKLKVEAGVI; encoded by the coding sequence ATGAAGGTTCTGGTGCCCGTGAAGCGGGTGGTGGACTACAACGTGAAGATCCGCGTGAAGGCCGACGGCTCCGGGGTCGAGCTCGCCAACGTGAAGATGTCGATGAACCCGTTCGACGAGATCGCCGTCGAGGAGGCGATCCGGCTGAAGGAGAAGGGCACGGTCAGCGAGATCGTGGCGGTGTCGATCGGCCCGCAGCAGGCGCAGGAGACGCTGCGCACGGCGCTGGCGATGGGCGCCGACCGCGCCATCCTGGTCAAGACCGACGTCCCTTGCGAGCCGCTGGCGGTGGCCAAGCTGCTGAAGGCCGTGGTGGAGAAGGAGAGCCCGCAGCTGGTCATCCTGGGCAAGCAGGCCATCGACGACGACGCGAACCAGACCGGCCAGATGCTCGGCGCGCTGCTCGGCTGGCCGCAGGGCACCTTCGCCTACAAGGTCGAGGCCGGCGAAGGCAGCCTCGACGTCACCCGCGAGGTCGACGGCGGCCTGCAGACGGTCAGCCTGACGCTGCCGGCGATCGTCACCACCGACCTGCGCCTCAACGAGCCGCGCTACGCGAGCCTGCCCAACATCATGAAGGCCAAGAAGAAGCCGCTCGACGAGCTGGCGCCGGACGCGCTGGGCGTCGACGTGACGCCGCGGCTGACCGTGCTCAAGACCGCCGAGCCGCCGGGCCGCTCCGCGGGCGTCAAGGTCGGCTCGGCCGCCGAGCTCGTGCAGAAGCTCAAGGTCGAGGCCGGCGTCATCTGA
- a CDS encoding electron transfer flavoprotein subunit alpha/FixB family protein, giving the protein MTTLLFVEHGHGQIKDGTLKALSAAREIGAPVHALVLGAGSGPAAAAAAKLEGVEKVLHAEDGAYDHDLAEPVGALLAAIAEPYDTIIASASTTGKNVLPRVAALLDVAQVSDIIKVVSPDTFERPIYAGNAIQTVQVPSGKRVITVRTAAFKAAAEGGASAPIEPVAAAAPEAGGSRFKGEEIAKSDRPELASARIIVSGGRSLGSSDQFHALIEPLADTLGAAVGASRAAVDAGYAPNDWQVGQTGKVVAPDLYVAVGISGAIQHLAGMKDSKVIVAINKDEDAPIFQVADYGLVGDLFQVVPELQAEIGKAKGQ; this is encoded by the coding sequence ATGACGACACTCCTCTTCGTCGAGCACGGCCACGGCCAGATCAAGGACGGCACCCTCAAGGCGCTCTCCGCGGCCCGGGAGATCGGCGCGCCGGTCCACGCGCTGGTGCTGGGCGCCGGCTCCGGGCCGGCGGCGGCGGCGGCGGCCAAGCTGGAGGGGGTCGAGAAGGTCCTGCACGCCGAGGACGGCGCCTACGACCACGACCTCGCCGAGCCGGTCGGCGCGCTGCTGGCGGCGATCGCCGAGCCCTACGACACGATCATCGCCTCGGCCTCGACCACGGGCAAGAACGTGCTGCCGCGGGTGGCCGCGCTCTTGGACGTGGCGCAGGTGTCCGACATCATCAAGGTGGTCTCGCCGGACACGTTCGAGCGTCCGATCTACGCCGGCAACGCGATCCAGACCGTGCAGGTGCCGTCGGGCAAGCGGGTGATCACGGTGCGCACGGCGGCGTTCAAGGCGGCGGCCGAGGGCGGGGCGAGCGCGCCGATCGAGCCGGTCGCGGCGGCCGCGCCGGAGGCGGGCGGCTCGCGCTTCAAGGGCGAGGAGATCGCCAAGTCGGATCGTCCGGAGCTGGCCTCGGCGCGGATCATCGTGTCGGGCGGGCGCTCGCTCGGCTCGTCGGACCAGTTCCACGCGCTGATCGAGCCGCTGGCCGACACGCTGGGCGCGGCGGTGGGCGCCTCGCGGGCGGCGGTGGACGCCGGGTACGCGCCGAACGACTGGCAGGTGGGGCAGACCGGCAAGGTGGTGGCGCCGGACCTGTACGTGGCGGTGGGCATCTCGGGCGCGATCCAGCACCTGGCGGGCATGAAGGACTCGAAGGTGATCGTCGCCATCAACAAGGACGAGGACGCGCCGATCTTCCAGGTGGCCGATTACGGCCTCGTCGGCGACCTCTTCCAGGTCGTCCCAGAACTCCAGGCCGAGATCGGCAAGGCGAAGGGTCAGTAA
- a CDS encoding 3-hydroxybutyryl-CoA dehydrogenase, with product MDMVIKRIGIIGAGQMGSGIAQVCAAAGLDVLLNDRDAARLENGFSAIESGFGRLVSKGSMTESESAEARARIVQAPDFAALNPADLVIEAATENEATKREIFSTLCASLRPDTLIATNTSSISITRLAAATDRPEKFIGIHFMNPVPVMQLVELIRGIATEDTTYEAAKGFIAKLGKTSTMSEDFPAFIVNRILLPMINEAIYTLYEGVGSVESIDTAMKLGANHPMGPLQLADFIGLDTCLSVMQVLYEGLADSKYRPCPLLVKYVEAGWLGRKAKRGFYDYRGPTPIPTR from the coding sequence ATGGACATGGTGATCAAGCGGATCGGGATCATCGGCGCGGGCCAGATGGGAAGCGGGATCGCGCAGGTCTGCGCGGCGGCCGGTCTCGACGTCCTGCTGAACGATCGCGATGCGGCGCGCCTGGAGAACGGCTTCAGCGCGATCGAGAGCGGCTTCGGCCGCCTCGTTTCGAAGGGCTCGATGACCGAGAGCGAGAGCGCGGAGGCCCGCGCCCGGATCGTGCAGGCCCCGGACTTCGCGGCCCTCAACCCGGCCGATCTGGTGATCGAGGCCGCCACCGAGAACGAGGCGACAAAGCGGGAGATCTTCTCGACACTCTGCGCGTCGCTGCGGCCCGACACGCTGATCGCCACGAACACCTCGTCGATCTCCATCACGCGGCTTGCCGCCGCGACGGACCGGCCCGAGAAGTTCATCGGCATCCACTTCATGAACCCGGTGCCGGTGATGCAGCTCGTGGAGCTGATCCGCGGCATCGCCACGGAGGATACCACCTACGAAGCGGCCAAGGGCTTCATCGCCAAGCTCGGCAAGACCTCAACCATGTCGGAGGACTTCCCGGCGTTCATCGTCAACCGCATCCTGCTGCCGATGATCAACGAGGCGATCTATACGCTTTACGAGGGCGTGGGCTCAGTCGAATCGATTGATACCGCAATGAAACTCGGCGCGAACCATCCGATGGGACCGTTGCAGCTCGCCGATTTCATCGGGCTCGATACCTGCCTGTCGGTCATGCAGGTGCTGTACGAGGGCCTCGCGGACTCGAAGTATCGTCCCTGCCCCCTCCTCGTGAAGTATGTCGAGGCCGGCTGGCTCGGACGGAAGGCCAAGCGCGGCTTTTACGATTATCGCGGTCCTACGCCGATCCCGACGCGCTAG